The Vigna angularis cultivar LongXiaoDou No.4 chromosome 6, ASM1680809v1, whole genome shotgun sequence genome contains the following window.
TCAGATACATCAAGGGTACTCTGACTGAGggaattttttattctaataattcTAATGTAAAGCTGGTTGGATACACAGATAGTGACTGGGCAGGAGATATTGAAACAAGGAAAAGCACGTCGGGGTACACGTTTCATCTAGGCACTGGAGTTGTATCATGGTCCTCAAAGAAGCAGCCAACAATTGCACTCTCAACAGCCGAAGCAGAATATATAGCTGTAACAAGTTGTGCTACACAAGCAATATGGATGAGAAGGATGCTTGAAGCTATGCATCAGATGCAAGATACTCCTACAGTGATACATTGTGATAACAAGTCTGCAATTTCACTATCAAAAAATCCAGTTTTTCATGGACGATCCAAGCACATTGATATTCGGTTTCACAAGATCCGAGAACTAGTAGCTGAGAAAGAAGTAGTAATCAAATATCTTCCAACTGATGAACAAGTtgcagatatttttacaaagcCACTGAAAACTGAGTTATTTTACAAGTTGAAGAAAATGCTTGGAATGGTAGAAACTTGATTTAAGGGAGGCAATGTCAGAAATAAATCAAGTAGTGTACCGCATCTTTGTTATGGGACCATATAATATCTGCTTTTGATTCACGGGTGTATCTTTCTTTGTCTTTAGGAAACATTTgctattattatattgtaattgtAGCCTATAAAAAAGGCAACTCTAATGCACTGATTTGCACAAGTTTGTCAAGTGAATCAAATATCAAACTCTTCCTCTGTTTCTTTATTTTGAGTGAGTgcatttagaaaatattaatccACTGATATCAATATTCTCtcaaaagtaaattaaaaatattgaatgaaaTAAAGAGTATGctaaaggataatgatactttaacaatattttttttacaatattttaatatcatctacgtgtcattatgtgatcgattcaaaattacttcacaatcaataataataatcataaacatcaacGTGGaccacgtagatgatgttaaaatattgtaaaaaaaatattgttaaaatataacgACATTGTGGATGAAGCCAGCTACTGAATCGCAGAAGGCATGGAAAAGTATTTGTAATGGTTCCCACCATGCCAATTATTTAAGCGTATCTGTGTCTTTCTTCTGtgcattaatttcttttataattacgAAATCCAAGACTTCTAGAAtctaaaaatagtttaaaatggTGAACTGTGAttgaataaaattgtttaacattGCATGTAGACCGGTTTTACTTATACTTAATGAAAGTCATCAGAGACACACACTAAGAAGATTTAGTTTAGATCGCTTTTCCATATTATAAGTTAAATAGAGTGGATGCTATTAAATCAGCAAGTTTATGGATCTTTCATATGTTATGTAGTGTAtaactttatcatttttaattcacACTTGgattatttttcacatataagAATACCAATCTGAAATCTAACAGTGTACATGTTTAAAGAGTGTTTTGGCAATATTTCTTCAAAAGCTATTTCACTAGAGTTGTAAGTGTTTGTGGTGTGAGTATCAGTGAAAAGAGTAGGAAAAATGGGAGAAGGGAGCAAGGTATGTGTTACAGGAGGCAGTGGTTACATAGGTTCATGGCTCATCAAGAAGCTACTGGCCAAGGGTTATACTGTTCATGCAACTCTCAGAGACTTGAGTTagtattttctctctttctctttctctttctgtcATATCTGggtttttattcatattttggAACATAATCATCAGAGAACGAGTCAAAGGTAGGGCTGTTAAAGAGCCTTCCTCATGCAGAAGGCAAACTGGTTCTGTTTGAAGCTGATATTTACAACCCAACTCAATTTGATCCTGCAATTCAAGGATGTCAGTATGTGTTTCATGTTGCTACTCCCCTCACCCATGAACCAGGTTCATCTCAGGTTCGTTTCTTTAACTCTCTATGCATAACTCAATCTGTTTAAGGCATGGGATGAAATTCTtgaaagtataattttaatcttttaatactATACATGAGTGATGTGATGATAAGATGCatgcatatatacatatatagcaGTACAAGGATACTACGGAAGCAGCAGTTGCAGGTGCGAAAAGCATTGCCCTGTCATGTGTGAGATCAGGGACGGTGAAGCGTTTGATCTACACTGCTTCTGTTGTATCAGCCTCTCCGCTGAAAGAAGATGGGAGTGATTTCAAAGATGTAATGGATGAAACTTGTTGGACTCCTCTCAATGATTCCTTGGACTACGTATTCCTTGATGTTCCTCTGTACAAGGTTAGTTCCCAACATCTTATTCTTCaatttgtttgaaagaaaaaatttggaTTCCCATGACTCCATTTGCACTGTTTTTGCTCCCtggattataataaaaaaagattgtTTATTATTACTGTTCATTGTACAAGAATCAAACATGAACAGAGTTGCAAATATACAAATGTTGACTTTATTGTATCGGTCTTATATTTAAAGGACTATACTTATTCAAAAACGCTGTCTGAGAAACATCTGTTGAGCTATGGGAATGATGAAAATGGTGGAAGAAAATTGGAGGTAGTAACTCTCCCTTGCGGACTAGTGGGAGGTGACACCCTCGTATCTTCCACACTCGGTAGCAGGGTAGTTTGTATTGCACAGATCGTGCAAAATGAAATAGCCTACACAGCACTCAAGTTCCTAGAGGGATTACTGGGTAAAATTCCTCTTGCACACATTGATGATGTCTGTGAAGCTCATATTTTCTGCATGGAAAGCACCTCCATCAGTGGAAGATTCTTGTGTGCAAGTTCTTACATTTCATTACAAGAGATGGCTAACCATTACGCTCGTTATCATCCCGAATTCAATGTGAAACAAGAGTAAGTGGTTGTCTGTTCTTGTTTGTTGCTACATTTACTATTTCTTGGTCTTTTTGTGTTTGTCTATGAAAGAACCAAATCAAAGGCCTAAATTGTAGAATATTTTATGAACAGAGATGctaaacaaaaacattttccatGGAATAACTTTAAGGACgattaaaatcaaatttgaacTTGATTGTATAGTCTTGGAATACACAAGTTTTCTTCCCATTGTTGTTTACAGTTTTCACCTGAGAATTACATTTCAGAGATGAAGATGGGCAGAGGAAGGATATAAAGTGGACATCAACAAAGCTGTGTGATAAAGGATTTGTATACAAATATGATGCGAAGATGATATTGGATGATTGTATCAAATGTGCAAGAAGGATGGGTGAACTCTAATCTCCATTTTGTGCTGTATCTGCTTGTAATACAACAAATACCAGACATCTGCGTCTGTTATtaatgtttcttttcttttttattaaaaattaatctgAGTTTCAAATAAACTAAAAGTGAATTATTAGACTATGAGAGTTACCAAATAAAAAGGGATTAATGATGTTAATGTTCTAATGTGAGTCTCATTCCCTCCCATTAATTGCCAGGGTTGGTGTCCAGTCATCTGTTTTTTGTTTCAAGGAAAATTatgatgtttttcttcttcaatttattATGAGTTTGTTTAtccttatttaataaataagtttgaacattttgttggttttcatatttctttatgATTTGGTTTTTTAGTTAGTAATGCATCACattactttattaatttatatattaagtgtaattttgtaatttttatttttaatatcttttaaaaattatcacTTATCAAATTTCGGTCCTATTAGGTGACAAAGACTGTATGAAATAGTAATGACAATATATgttgtgacacccgggcacggagacgagggcggggagtgacgccggtgcaagaagcatggtgcagggggcacagacaaggagcgactcatggcagcttcgggtggaaggggtacatggatgaatcgaacatacaccggaatgagagggatctggagactgtataggtatgagactatacagttgaaggatagcttaaaggaattgatttgactactcatatcaccaaaatgcatttgctttttggtagcctgactcataagaactccatagttaagcgtgcttagcttggaataattctgggatgggtgaccttctgggaagttttcccggaaagtgtgcgagtgaggacaaagcacactggaaagcctggtggtgatctgtgggagttgccggggcgttacagatggtatcagagcctagcctctcccagtacggtgtggttcgaggacgaaccaagtggaagctggtgggcatgtgacacccgggcacggagacgagggcggggagtgacgccggtgcaagaagcatggtgcaggggcacagacaaggagcggctcctggtagggaaagtgtgcgagtgaggacaaagcacactggaaagcctggtggtgagcGGCTCCTGACagggaaagtgtgcgagtgaggacaaagcacactggaaagcctggtggtgatctgtgggggcggtccctgtgagttgccggggcaagttttgttttaaatatctttcttttaaagtttatagaaattattgatatataatatttataacaaaatctaaataaatttaatataaaatataaaattaaataaacttaattttattaaaaaaacatcattataatatttatataaaaattaaatttaatattaatttagatatttttaatatttttctgtatattgtaaaattgtaaTCCAAACGATTCTTGCAATTTAAGGATGCGGTGAGTTTGTCTTGGATGTATATCTAAAACTTgatatatgataatatataattttaataaccaTGATATGGTTTGAAattatcattttcttattaTCATTTAACAATTATGGACAAcatgattttatttcaatttttttatatatatttttattagttgaattaatattttatctttaaaagagGTTATACAGTAGAAGTAAGATAAAAAGATGGATGTCATCCTTTTAACTGTATACCATGATATAGTAATATGTGATGCTATTGAAATGAGAGCAGTTATTAAAAGTTTCATATTTTGTTACATACTTTTTGGATCTTTCGAATTTCAGAACACAGtcatttcttaatattaatttattattgtacttttaaattatatttcacattataaaaattaatacaactTGTGTGACTACAAGTCAAcgtatttgttttatattttaaaatcttagtTTTTATATTCCTTTGAAgatttactttgtttttttaCTGTTGTGTTTGAAACTATGCCGAATTAATTGTGTATTctaaacacaattttttattaaagtaaaagtTTTTCATTATTTGTACATTTGATCCTAAAAATCGAAACGTTGATTAATagattcttaaataataaatataaagttaccatatctaagtttttttttgCTAAAAGAAATTGACATCAACATAACATTTCTCATTTCAACCTCATttacatttatttcttttactattttatatatacattgtaaaaatgaaacttaaataatatttgtccTTGTAAGATTATTACCTACTactattagtaaaaaaattcttatcattatactaatatacttttatatcttttggcagtgacttttattataatacacacaataacaatatatttttttattaacatcagtactgtattttttttatacaaaaaatcaatcttaaaaatataatcatgcAAAATTAAGTTTATAGAACTCATTCAAACAAGCcaaattcaagaaaatattttcttttttattacaaaaaaatatgacaTCCTCAATTTTATTTACTTGGGTATTGCTTTCTTATTTAGAAGGTCAACTAGCACATGCCACATGATCTATAGAATTTTCCTAATTGAGAAAGTTTTAAATGAAATACCAAAATAGTGAAACACCACCTTTAAATCTTTAACTCTTAGTAGTAATTTTGGTAGACAATCATTAAGCTGTTTTTGTAACATTAAACGCTAAGAAAGGGACAAATGAGAAATATagtatacaatttttatttatgtttttgaagAATGCCATCGAAATCTATAAATTTTATGGAGATATTAGAAGTTTGGTATTAGGAATAGTAAAAATATCTCTATACGAGAGAATCTGCAAATAAAATCCGCGCTGCATAATTGATATCCacgtatatttattatttgtgagTATTTTAATATCGATTTATAAACTGACCAGATatagatattatattatttgtgtaaatatttatctacaaaaagtaaaaataaaaatttaatttataatttattaaatttaatttaattaaaattaaaattaattttatttaatttaatttatatattattttgtaattttatatattattttataatttattttatattatattttataaattagtttgtaattttatataccattttatacattttttaaatattcgtgtgtatttttagattttaaaatacttgTGAATATttgtaaacaaatatttattaggTGAATTTTTTTACAGATCAAGTAACGGGTAGAGACTGTCTATCTGTACTCAATTCAACCCGTTATTATTTCTACTGTgcatatactttaaaaatatattgccTAAAGTGTTAGTATTCTCtcaaaagtaaattaaaaatattgaatgaatTAAAGGGTATGCTAAGCTACTAAATTACGGAAGGCTTGGAAAATTACCTGTAATGATTTCGCTGCCAATTATTTATGCATATCTGTGACTTCTTGTGcgctttaatttcttttataattattacattCCAAGACTCCTTGagtctaaaaataatttaaaaaatgaaagtcATTAGAGACAATAtactaagaaaatttaaaagtcattattTTGTCTGCTTGTTTACGGATTCGAAAaataaggaaaaggaaaaaacatcCACTTTAGAAACTAATTCAACTTCATTTGCAAGTTGTAATTGCTTGTGGTGTATACGCATCTGTgtaaagtaataaaaatggGGGAAGGGAGCAAGGTATGTGTGACAGGAGGCACTGGTTACATTGGTTCATGGCTCATCAAGAAGCTACTGGACAAGGGTTATACTGTTCATGCAACTCTCAGAGATTTGAGTCAGTATTCTCTCTCtgtctctttctctttctctttctgtcATATCTgagtttttattcatattttggAACATAATCATCAGAGAACGAGTCAAAGGTAGGGCTGTTAAAGAGCCTTCCTCATGCAGAAGGCAAACTGGTTCTGTTTGAAGCTGATATTTACGACCCAATTCAATTTGATCCTGCAATTCAAGGATGTGAGTGTGTGTTTCATGTTGCTACTCCCCTCACCCACGAACCAGGTTCATCTCAGGTTCGTTTCTTTAACTCAATCTGTTTAAGGCATGGGATGAAATTCTtgaaagtataattttaatcttttaatactATACATGAGTGATGTGATGATAAGATGCatgcatatatacatatatagcaGTACAAGGATACTACGGAAGCAGCAGTTGCAGGAGCGAAAAGCATTGTCCTGTCATGTGTGAGATCAGGGACGGTGAAGCGTCTGATCTACACTGCTTCTGTTGTATCAGCCTCTCCGCTGAAAGAAGATGGGAGTGATTTCAAAGATGTAATGGATGAAACTTGCTGGACTCCTCTCAATGATTCCTTGGACTACGTATTCCCTGATCCTTTTTACAAGGTTAGTTCCCAATATTTTGTTCTTCAATTTGTTTCAAAGAAAGAATTTGGTTTCCTACTACTCCATGCTCTCATTACACTTTTCTTCTCCCTGGATTATAAGAGAAAAGTAAAGAAACAATAAGTGTTATAGTTGGGATATAAGGAAATTAAACGGATGACaacatataaattcattttttttaaatgtcaaTTTCTTAtaagaaattgaatttatatttgattgatattaTATCTCGTTAATGGTCCTTTATCGAAAAAACCTTCtgatatgaataaaaaaatgcatgatacaaatgaattgaaaaaaagtaaaaggatgtctttcataaaaaaaaaataataaaggagTTAGTAACAGTGCATAGGCAATAGTGATAAATTTACCTCAGGTGTGTTAGGATAGAAGCCATCCCAAATTCACAACATAGTCATTTAGAGGGATTCAGCTAACTGTAAAGTGTGTAAGGTGAGTGAGTAATAATTTTGGTCATTAACAAGGAAAATCATTATTGATAACAAGTCTCGTACTACAGATCAATCTTGGGAATTTTATCAGTTGATTTTCTTACATGATTGAGATTGTTTCTTACTACTATTCACTTTACAAGAATCAAACATGAACAGAGGTGCAAATATACAAATGTTGACTTTATTGTATTGATCTTATATTTAAAGGACTATGTTTATTCAAAAACACTGTCTGAGAAACATCTGTTGAGCTATGGGAATGATGAAAATGGTGGAAGAAAATTGGAGGTAGTGACTCTCCCTTGCGGACTAGTGGGAGGTGACACCCTCGTATCTTCCACAATCAATAGCAGGGTAATTTGCATTTCACAGATCGTGCAAAATGAAATAGCCTACAAAACACTGAAGTTCCTAGAGGGATTGCTGGGTAAAATTCCTCTTGCACACATTGATGATGTATGTGAAGCTCATATTTTCTGCATGGAAAGCACCTCCATCAGTGGAAGATTCTTGTGTGCAAGTTCTTACATTTCATTACAAGAGATGGCTAACCATTATGCTCTTTATTATCCAGAATTCACCGTCAAACAAGAGTGAGTGATTGCCTGTTCTTGGTTATTGCTAGATTTACTATTTCTtagtcttctttttttttttttgtttctgaaaGAACTAACTCAAAGGTCTAAATAGTAGTATCTTTTCTGCAAAAAGATGTTAAACAAGGACATTTTCTATGGAATATAACTTTAAACACGATTAAGATCAAATTTGTACATGATTGGATATACACAAGTTAAGTTTTCTTCCTATTAATTGTTTACAGTTTTCATCTGAAAATTACATTTCAGAGATGAAGATGGGCAGAGGAAGGATATGAAGTGGACATCAACAAAGCTGTGTGATAAAGGATTTGTATACAAATATGATGCGAAGATGATATTGGATGATTGTATCAAATGTGCAAGAAGGATGGGTGAACTCTAGTCTCCATCTTGTGTTGTATCTGTTTGTAATACAGCAAATAGCAGACATCTGTTTCTGTTAGTactgtttgttttttcttttttattaaaaaataatctgaGTTTCAAATCAACTAGAAAAGTGAATTATTCGACTGAGAGTTACCAAATTGAAAGGGATTTGGATGTAATGGAGTGAGTTTCATATGGAATAGTATAAGAAGTTGTCTTAACAAAACTACTAGCTATTAAAACTTGTTCTCTGGGATTTTCGGAAAGAAACAACTAGGGTTCTTTCCAACAAGAAAGTTGTGTACTGTCTATATTATGAGTGCTGTGAAGTTAGTCATGAATGCAAACTATCATATGAAGTTCTCagattattt
Protein-coding sequences here:
- the LOC108341561 gene encoding putative anthocyanidin reductase isoform X1, with the translated sequence MGEGSKVCVTGGSGYIGSWLIKKLLAKGYTVHATLRDLKNESKVGLLKSLPHAEGKLVLFEADIYNPTQFDPAIQGCQYVFHVATPLTHEPGSSQQYKDTTEAAVAGAKSIALSCVRSGTVKRLIYTASVVSASPLKEDGSDFKDVMDETCWTPLNDSLDYVFLDVPLYKDYTYSKTLSEKHLLSYGNDENGGRKLEVVTLPCGLVGGDTLVSSTLGSRVVCIAQIVQNEIAYTALKFLEGLLGKIPLAHIDDVCEAHIFCMESTSISGRFLCASSYISLQEMANHYARYHPEFNVKQEDEDGQRKDIKWTSTKLCDKGFVYKYDAKMILDDCIKCARRMGEL
- the LOC108341561 gene encoding putative anthocyanidin reductase isoform X2 codes for the protein MGEGSKVCVTGGSGYIGSWLIKKLLAKGYTVHATLRDLKNESKVGLLKSLPHAEGKLVLFEADIYNPTQFDPAIQGCQYVFHVATPLTHEPGSSQYKDTTEAAVAGAKSIALSCVRSGTVKRLIYTASVVSASPLKEDGSDFKDVMDETCWTPLNDSLDYVFLDVPLYKDYTYSKTLSEKHLLSYGNDENGGRKLEVVTLPCGLVGGDTLVSSTLGSRVVCIAQIVQNEIAYTALKFLEGLLGKIPLAHIDDVCEAHIFCMESTSISGRFLCASSYISLQEMANHYARYHPEFNVKQEDEDGQRKDIKWTSTKLCDKGFVYKYDAKMILDDCIKCARRMGEL
- the LOC108341561 gene encoding putative anthocyanidin reductase isoform X3 is translated as MGEGSKVCVTGGSGYIGSWLIKKLLAKGYTVHATLRDLKNESKVGLLKSLPHAEGKLVLFEADIYNPTQFDPAIQGCQYVFHVATPLTHEPGSSQYKDTTEAAVAGAKSIALSCVRSGTVKRLIYTASVVSASPLKEDGSDFKDVMDETCWTPLNDSLDYVFLDVPLYKDYTYSKTLSEKHLLSYGNDENGGRKLEVVTLPCGLVGGDTLVSSTLGSRVVCIAQIVQNEIAYTALKFLEGLLGKIPLAHIDDVCEAHIFCMESTSISGRFLCASSYISLQEMANHYARYHPEFNVKQE
- the LOC108342965 gene encoding putative anthocyanidin reductase isoform X3, yielding MGEGSKVCVTGGTGYIGSWLIKKLLDKGYTVHATLRDLKNESKVGLLKSLPHAEGKLVLFEADIYDPIQFDPAIQGCECVFHVATPLTHEPGSSQQYKDTTEAAVAGAKSIVLSCVRSGTVKRLIYTASVVSASPLKEDGSDFKDVMDETCWTPLNDSLDYVFPDPFYKDYVYSKTLSEKHLLSYGNDENGGRKLEVVTLPCGLVGGDTLVSSTINSRVICISQIVQNEIAYKTLKFLEGLLGKIPLAHIDDVCEAHIFCMESTSISGRFLCASSYISLQEMANHYALYYPEFTVKQDFHLKITFQR
- the LOC108342965 gene encoding putative anthocyanidin reductase isoform X1, with protein sequence MGEGSKVCVTGGTGYIGSWLIKKLLDKGYTVHATLRDLKNESKVGLLKSLPHAEGKLVLFEADIYDPIQFDPAIQGCECVFHVATPLTHEPGSSQQYKDTTEAAVAGAKSIVLSCVRSGTVKRLIYTASVVSASPLKEDGSDFKDVMDETCWTPLNDSLDYVFPDPFYKDYVYSKTLSEKHLLSYGNDENGGRKLEVVTLPCGLVGGDTLVSSTINSRVICISQIVQNEIAYKTLKFLEGLLGKIPLAHIDDVCEAHIFCMESTSISGRFLCASSYISLQEMANHYALYYPEFTVKQEDEDGQRKDMKWTSTKLCDKGFVYKYDAKMILDDCIKCARRMGEL
- the LOC108342965 gene encoding putative anthocyanidin reductase isoform X2 — encoded protein: MGEGSKVCVTGGTGYIGSWLIKKLLDKGYTVHATLRDLKNESKVGLLKSLPHAEGKLVLFEADIYDPIQFDPAIQGCECVFHVATPLTHEPGSSQYKDTTEAAVAGAKSIVLSCVRSGTVKRLIYTASVVSASPLKEDGSDFKDVMDETCWTPLNDSLDYVFPDPFYKDYVYSKTLSEKHLLSYGNDENGGRKLEVVTLPCGLVGGDTLVSSTINSRVICISQIVQNEIAYKTLKFLEGLLGKIPLAHIDDVCEAHIFCMESTSISGRFLCASSYISLQEMANHYALYYPEFTVKQEDEDGQRKDMKWTSTKLCDKGFVYKYDAKMILDDCIKCARRMGEL